Proteins encoded in a region of the Oscillospiraceae bacterium MB24-C1 genome:
- a CDS encoding biotin-dependent carboxyltransferase family protein, whose protein sequence is MGMTILSGGFLTTVQDAGRVGYQQYGVPVSGVMDPRSFAIANILVGNEKDEAALEITMMGPAVTFDEANVIAVTGGNLSPALNGSPMPMYRAVAVKPGDKLTFGMQVSGCRAYLAVAGGFDIAPVMGSRSTYLKAQIGGVEGRKLGKEDRLAFRAPKTDLPNLTQGRFVPPEDFTATHKTLRVVMGPQDDAFTEKGIKTFLSTTYSVTNQFDRMGCRLEGEVVEHIKGGDIISDGISMGAVQIPSAGQPIIMLADRQTTGGYTKIANVITADFPLIAQCKFGDTVRFKAVTVTEAQDIYLSNLRRLEAIRTDLDLVRATPGPWEFTVNVNGTDYRCRVKPR, encoded by the coding sequence ATGGGCATGACGATTCTCAGCGGCGGTTTTCTGACCACCGTGCAGGACGCAGGGCGCGTTGGTTATCAGCAGTATGGCGTGCCCGTATCAGGCGTTATGGATCCCCGTTCCTTTGCAATTGCCAATATTCTTGTGGGGAACGAAAAGGACGAAGCGGCGCTTGAAATTACCATGATGGGCCCCGCTGTCACCTTTGACGAGGCCAATGTCATCGCAGTGACGGGCGGCAATCTTTCGCCTGCGCTCAACGGCTCGCCAATGCCGATGTACCGTGCAGTTGCGGTCAAGCCGGGCGATAAGCTGACGTTTGGCATGCAGGTTTCGGGCTGCCGGGCTTATCTGGCTGTGGCGGGTGGTTTTGACATTGCACCAGTCATGGGCAGCCGTTCAACCTACCTCAAGGCACAGATCGGCGGTGTGGAGGGCCGAAAACTAGGCAAGGAGGATCGCCTAGCTTTCAGAGCGCCTAAAACCGACCTGCCTAATCTGACACAGGGGCGCTTTGTTCCACCGGAGGATTTCACCGCTACGCACAAGACGTTGCGGGTAGTCATGGGCCCACAGGATGACGCCTTCACCGAAAAGGGCATCAAGACCTTTTTGAGCACCACCTATTCGGTAACCAACCAGTTTGACCGCATGGGCTGCCGCCTGGAGGGCGAGGTTGTTGAGCACATCAAGGGTGGAGACATCATCTCCGACGGCATTTCGATGGGCGCTGTGCAGATTCCCAGCGCGGGCCAGCCGATCATTATGTTGGCTGACCGCCAAACCACCGGCGGCTATACGAAAATCGCCAACGTCATCACGGCGGATTTCCCATTAATTGCGCAGTGCAAATTCGGCGACACGGTGCGCTTCAAAGCGGTGACCGTCACCGAGGCACAGGACATTTACCTCTCGAACCTCCGGCGCCTTGAGGCGATACGCACCGATCTCGATCTGGTGCGGGCGACGCCCGGCCCGTGGGAGTTTACTGTGAACGTCAACGGAACCGACTACCGGTGCCGTGTAAAACCGCGCTAA